From Vulpes vulpes isolate BD-2025 chromosome 7, VulVul3, whole genome shotgun sequence, one genomic window encodes:
- the KCNH2 gene encoding voltage-gated inwardly rectifying potassium channel KCNH2 isoform X3 — protein sequence MAAPAGKASGTGALQPRAQKGRVRRAVRISSLVAQEVLSLGADVLPEYKLQAPRIHRWTILHYSPFKAVWDWLILLLVIYTAVFTPYSAAFLLKETEEGPPAPDCGYACQPLAVVDFIVDIMFIVDILINFRTTYVNANEEVVSHPGRIAVHYFKGWFLIDMVAAIPFDLLIFGSGSEELIGLLKTARLLRLVRVARKLDRYSEYGAAVLFLLMCTFALIAHWLACIWYAIGNMEQPHMDSRIGWLHNLGDQIGKPYNSSGLGGPSIKDKYVTALYFTFSSLTSVGFGNVSPNTNSEKIFSICVMLIGSLMYASIFGNVSAIIQRLYSGTARYHTQMLRVREFIRFHQIPNPLRQRLEEYFQHAWSYTNGIDMNAVLKGFPECLQADICLHLNRSLLQHCKPFRGATKGCLRALAMKFKTTHAPPGDTLVHAGDLLTALYFISRGSIEILRGDVVVAILGKNDIFGEPLNLYARPGKSNGDVRALTYCDLHKIHRDDLLEVLDMYPEFSDHFWSSLEITFNLRDTNMIPGSPGSAELESGFNRQRKRKLSFRRRTDKDPEQPGEVSALGPGRAGAGPSGRGRPGGPWGESPSSGPSSPESSEDEGPGRSSSPLRLVPFSSPRPPGEPPGGEPLTEDGEKSSDTCNPLSGAFSGVSNIFSFWGDSRGHQYQELPRCPAPTPSLLNIPLSSPCRRPRGDVEGRLDALQRQLNRLETRLSADMATVLQLLQRQMTLIPPAYSAVTTPGPGPTSTSSLLPVSPIPTLTLDSLSQVSQFMAFEELPPGAPELPQDGPPRRLSLPGQLGALTSQPLHRHGSDPGS from the exons GTCCTGTCCTTGGGAGCTGATGTGCTGCCAGAGTATAAGCTGCAGGCACCACGCATCCACCGCTGGACCATCCTCCACTACAGCCCCTTCAAGGCAGTGTGGGACTGGCTCATCCTGCTGCTGGTCATCTACACAGCTGTCTTCACACCCTACTCGGCCGCCTTCCTGctgaaggagacagaggagggccccccggcccccgacTGTGGCTATGCCTGCCAGCCCCTGGCTGTGGTGGACTTCATCGTGGACATCATGTTCATTGTGGACATCCTCATCAACTTCCGCACCACCTATGTCAATGCCAACGAGGAGGTGGTCAGCCATCCTGGCCGCATTGCTGTCCACTACTTCAAGGGCTGGTTCCTCATTGATATGGTGGCTGCCATCCCCTTCGACTTGCTCATCTTTGGCTCTGGCTCTGAGGAG CTGATCGGGCTGCTGAAGACAGCGCGGCTGCTGCGGCTGGTACGCGTGGCAAGGAAGCTGGACCGCTACTCAGAGTATGGGGCGGCTGTGCTCTTCCTGCTCATGTGCACCTTCGCGCTCATTGCACACTGGCTGGCCTGCATCTGGTACGCCATCGGCAACATGGAGCAGCCGCACATGGACTCCCGCATCGGTTGGCTGCACAACCTGGGGGATCAGATCGGCAAGCCCTACAACAGTAGTGGCCTGGGTGGCCCCTCCATCAAGGACAAGTATGTCACGGCCCTCTACTTCACCTTCAGCAGCCTCACCAGTGTGGGCTTCGGCAATGTCTCCCCCAACACCAACTCGGAGAAGATCTTCTCCATCTGTGTCATGCTCATCGGCT ccctcaTGTACGCCAGCATCTTCGGCAACGTGTCAGCCATCATCCAGAGGCTGTACTCGGGCACTGCCCGCTACCACACGCAGATGCTTCGGGTGCGGGAGTTCATCCGCTTCCACCAAATCCCCAACCCCTTGCGCCAGCGCCTGGAGGAGTATTTCCAGCACGCCTGGTCCTACACCAATGGCATCGATATGAACGCG GTGCTGAAAGGCTTCCCCGAGTGCCTACAGGCGGACATCTGTCTGCACCTGAACCGCTCGCTGCTACAGCACTGCAAGCCTTTCCGAGGGGCCACCAAGGGGTGCCTGAGGGCCCTGGCCATGAAGTTCAAGACAACACATGCACCGCCAGGGGACACGCTGGTGCATGCTGGGGACCTGCTCACCGCCCTCTACTTCATCTCCCGGGGCTCCATCGAGATCCTGCGGGGGGACGTCGTCGTGGCCATCCTGG GGAAGAATGACATCTTTGGAGAGCCTTTGAACCTGTATGCTCGGCCTGGCAAGTCCAACGGGGACGTGCGGGCCCTCACCTACTGTGACCTACACAAGATCCACCGGGACGACCTGCTGGAGGTGCTGGACATGTACCCTGAGTTCTCTGACCACTTCTGGTCCAGCCTGGAGATCACCTTCAACCTTCGGGAT ACCAACATGATCCCCGGATCTCCCGGCAGCGCGGAGCTGGAGAGCGGCTTCAACAGACAGCGCAAGCGCAAGCTGTCCTTCCGCAGGCGCACCGACAAGG ACCCGGAACAGCCAGGGGAGGTGTCGGCCttggggccgggccgggcgggggcagGGCCGAGTGGCCGAGGCCGGCCAGGGGGGCCGTGGGGGGAGAGCCCATCCAGTGGCCCCTCCAGCCCGGAGAGCAGTGAGGATGAGGGCCCAGGCCGCAGCTCCAGCCCCCTCCGCCTGGTGCCCttctccagccccaggccccccggAGAGCCACCGGGTGGGGAGCCCCTGACGGAGGATGGTGAGAAGAGCAGTGACACCTGTAACCCGCTGTCAG GCGCTTTCTCTGGAGTGTCCAACATCTTCAGCTTCTGGGGGGACAGTCGGGGCCACCAGTACCAGGAGCTGCCTcgctgccctgcccccacccctagcCTCCTGAACATCCCCCTCTCCAGCCCATGCCGGCGGCCCCGGGGCGACGTGGAGGGCAGGCTGGATGCTCTCCAGAGGCAACTCAACAG GCTGGAGACCCGGCTGAGTGCAGACATGGCCACTGTCCTGCAGCTGCTGCAGAGGCAGATGACGCTGATCCCACCTGCCTACAGTGCTGTGACCACCCCGGGGCCTGggcccacctccacctcctctctgctgcctgtcagccccatccccaccctcaccctggaCTCGCTTTCTCAG GTTTCCCAGTTCATGGCGTTCGAGGAGCTCCCCCCGGGGGCCCCAGAGCTCCCCCAAGACGGCCCCCCTCGACGCCTCTCCCTACCGGGCCAGCTGGGGGCCCTCACCTCCCAGCCTCTGCACAGACATGGCTCAGACCCAGGCAGTTAG